Proteins co-encoded in one Oncorhynchus kisutch isolate 150728-3 linkage group LG1, Okis_V2, whole genome shotgun sequence genomic window:
- the pnp4a gene encoding purine nucleoside phosphorylase 4a isoform X1 → MFSTSSLSYDDYQKTASWLLSQTQHRPKVAIICGSGLGMLADALKCQDSFPYSDIPGFPQSTVQGHAGRLVFGELKGKTCVCMQGRFHMYEGHSLCKTTFPVRVFKLLGVETLIVTNAAGSLADSYQVGDIMIIKDHINFPGLAGLNPLNGPNDDKFGPRFPPMSGVYDKDLRKIAFDLCKSMGVSQFVQEGVYCMVGGPNFESIAEARLLHRLGVDAVGMSTAPEVVVATHCGMRVFGLSLITNKVVKSYNDTESVNHEAVLEVSKLRSQTLQMLVTELVSRMDINNNTT, encoded by the exons ATGTTCTCCACTTCCTCCCTCAGTTATGATGACTATCAGAAGACAGCCAGCTGGCTCCTGTCTCAGACGCAGCACCGGCCAAAAGTGGCCATCATCTGTGGCTCCGGACTGGGCATGCTAGCTGACGCTCTCAAGTGCCAGGACTCCTTCCCCTACTCCGACATCCCTGGGTTCCCACAGAGCACAG TGCAAGGACACGCTGGGAGACTGGTGTTTGGGGAGCTGAAAGGGAAGACGTGTGTTTGCATGCAGGGACGTTTCCATATGTATGAGGGACACTCACTCTGTAAG ACTACCTTTCCCGTGCGGGTATTTAAGCTCTTGGGGGTGGAGACCCTGATAGTAACCAACGCAGCAGGCTCGCTGGCAGACAGCTACCAGGTTGGGGACATCATGATCATCAAAGATCATATCAACTTCCCTGGTCTGGCTGGGCTCAATCCCCTCAACGGACCCAATGATGACAA GTTTGGTCCCCGGTTCCCTCCCATGTCTGGTGTGTATGACAAAGACCTGCGGAAGATAGCCTTTGACCTCTGTAAAAGCATGGGCGTCTCTCAGTTCGTCCAGGAAGGGGTTTACTGTATGGTGGGAGGTCCCAATTTCGAGAGCATCGCAGAGGCCAGACTCCTTCACAGACTAGGGGTGGACGCCGTGG GAATGAGCACAGCACCAGAAGTGGTGGTAGCCACCCACTGTGGCATGAGGGTGTTCGGCCTCTCTCTCATCACCAACAAGGTGGTGAAGAGCTACAATGACACAGAGTCTGTCAACCACGAAGCTGTACTGGAGGTCAGCAAGCTGCGCTCACAAACGCTGCAGATGCTGGTCACAGAGCTGGTCAGCCGGATggacatcaacaacaacacgACTTGA
- the pnp4a gene encoding purine nucleoside phosphorylase 4a isoform X2 — MKDQICYDDYQKTASWLLSQTQHRPKVAIICGSGLGMLADALKCQDSFPYSDIPGFPQSTVQGHAGRLVFGELKGKTCVCMQGRFHMYEGHSLCKTTFPVRVFKLLGVETLIVTNAAGSLADSYQVGDIMIIKDHINFPGLAGLNPLNGPNDDKFGPRFPPMSGVYDKDLRKIAFDLCKSMGVSQFVQEGVYCMVGGPNFESIAEARLLHRLGVDAVGMSTAPEVVVATHCGMRVFGLSLITNKVVKSYNDTESVNHEAVLEVSKLRSQTLQMLVTELVSRMDINNNTT, encoded by the exons ATGAAAGATCAGATCTG TTATGATGACTATCAGAAGACAGCCAGCTGGCTCCTGTCTCAGACGCAGCACCGGCCAAAAGTGGCCATCATCTGTGGCTCCGGACTGGGCATGCTAGCTGACGCTCTCAAGTGCCAGGACTCCTTCCCCTACTCCGACATCCCTGGGTTCCCACAGAGCACAG TGCAAGGACACGCTGGGAGACTGGTGTTTGGGGAGCTGAAAGGGAAGACGTGTGTTTGCATGCAGGGACGTTTCCATATGTATGAGGGACACTCACTCTGTAAG ACTACCTTTCCCGTGCGGGTATTTAAGCTCTTGGGGGTGGAGACCCTGATAGTAACCAACGCAGCAGGCTCGCTGGCAGACAGCTACCAGGTTGGGGACATCATGATCATCAAAGATCATATCAACTTCCCTGGTCTGGCTGGGCTCAATCCCCTCAACGGACCCAATGATGACAA GTTTGGTCCCCGGTTCCCTCCCATGTCTGGTGTGTATGACAAAGACCTGCGGAAGATAGCCTTTGACCTCTGTAAAAGCATGGGCGTCTCTCAGTTCGTCCAGGAAGGGGTTTACTGTATGGTGGGAGGTCCCAATTTCGAGAGCATCGCAGAGGCCAGACTCCTTCACAGACTAGGGGTGGACGCCGTGG GAATGAGCACAGCACCAGAAGTGGTGGTAGCCACCCACTGTGGCATGAGGGTGTTCGGCCTCTCTCTCATCACCAACAAGGTGGTGAAGAGCTACAATGACACAGAGTCTGTCAACCACGAAGCTGTACTGGAGGTCAGCAAGCTGCGCTCACAAACGCTGCAGATGCTGGTCACAGAGCTGGTCAGCCGGATggacatcaacaacaacacgACTTGA